The Clostridia bacterium genome contains a region encoding:
- a CDS encoding Lrp/AsnC family transcriptional regulator, which yields MREIIKILEKDGKATAEKIAKQLGRDVEEVKKTIKQMEEDKIIACYKAAINWEKVDSDLVVAMIEVKITPQIGKGFDRVAERIYQFPEVKSVYLMSGSYDLAINIEGKNVRDIARFVSEKLAALECVISTATHFVLKKYKDGGVILTDGPKDDREVIGI from the coding sequence ATGCGTGAAATCATTAAAATTTTAGAAAAAGACGGCAAAGCAACAGCTGAAAAAATCGCAAAGCAGTTAGGTCGCGATGTAGAAGAAGTAAAAAAAACCATCAAGCAGATGGAAGAAGATAAGATTATTGCCTGCTACAAAGCGGCAATCAACTGGGAAAAGGTGGACAGCGATTTGGTGGTTGCCATGATTGAAGTAAAAATCACCCCACAGATTGGCAAAGGCTTTGACAGAGTGGCAGAGCGTATTTACCAGTTCCCCGAAGTTAAAAGTGTGTACTTGATGTCTGGCTCGTATGACCTTGCCATTAACATCGAAGGCAAAAATGTGCGTGATATTGCGCGTTTTGTCAGCGAAAAGCTGGCGGCACTGGAATGCGTAATTTCCACTGCAACCCACTTTGTTCTCAAAAAATATAAAGACGGCGGTGTTATTTTAACCGATGGCCCGAAAGATGACAGAGAGGTGATCGGCATTTGA
- a CDS encoding UDP-N-acetylmuramoyl-L-alanine--D-glutamate ligase — protein MQYQEYFAGLKGKTIGVFGMGISNIPLISMLLDCGAKVVAGDKKTKAQLGAVADDLEKRGVELVLGDAFPDNMHGEIIFRTPGIRPDIPKFLELKASGSIITSEMEVFFDLCPAEIIAVTGSDGKTTTTTLISEMLKAEGYKVWLGGNIGKPLLPDIAQVKENDKVVVELSSFQLMTFKKSPHIAVMTNLSPNHLDVHKDYQEYIDAKKNIMLYQSESDIFVTNAGNADTLKVSEQAKGVLRTFSSKGDALLHLKNGVIYYGDEAVLDTADIKLPGNHNVENYMTAIGAVHDLVSRESIVNVAKDFGGVPHRIELVRTLDGVRYYNSSIDSSPNRTINTLKVFPQKVILIAGGKDKGIAYDDIGPAIAEHVKCLLLIGATSDAIESAVRKAENGDKVEILRFTTYEDVVKTAREKAENGDVVLLSNASTSFDMFKNFEERGNLFKELVMNL, from the coding sequence ATGCAATATCAGGAATATTTTGCAGGCTTAAAAGGCAAAACAATAGGTGTGTTTGGTATGGGAATCAGCAACATTCCGCTTATTTCCATGCTGCTTGACTGTGGCGCAAAGGTAGTCGCGGGGGACAAGAAAACAAAAGCACAGTTAGGCGCGGTTGCGGACGACCTTGAAAAGCGAGGCGTTGAGTTGGTGCTTGGGGATGCATTCCCCGACAACATGCATGGGGAAATCATTTTCCGTACCCCGGGTATCCGTCCCGACATCCCGAAATTTTTAGAGCTAAAGGCTTCGGGCAGTATCATAACCTCTGAAATGGAAGTGTTTTTCGATTTGTGTCCTGCCGAGATTATTGCGGTAACGGGCAGTGACGGCAAAACCACAACCACAACCTTAATTTCCGAAATGTTGAAAGCAGAGGGCTATAAGGTATGGCTCGGCGGTAACATCGGTAAGCCTTTACTTCCCGATATTGCTCAGGTGAAAGAAAACGATAAGGTGGTTGTGGAGCTTTCCAGCTTTCAGCTGATGACCTTTAAGAAATCTCCGCACATTGCGGTGATGACCAACCTTTCGCCCAACCATTTGGATGTGCACAAGGATTATCAGGAATACATTGATGCGAAAAAGAACATCATGCTTTATCAGAGTGAATCCGATATATTTGTAACCAATGCAGGCAATGCGGATACCTTAAAGGTTTCGGAACAAGCAAAAGGGGTGCTTCGTACCTTTTCTTCCAAAGGGGATGCCCTTTTGCATTTAAAAAACGGTGTAATTTACTATGGGGATGAAGCGGTTTTGGATACCGCAGATATCAAGCTTCCCGGCAATCATAATGTGGAAAACTACATGACTGCCATCGGGGCAGTGCATGATCTGGTAAGCAGAGAGAGCATTGTGAATGTGGCAAAGGACTTTGGCGGTGTGCCCCACAGAATTGAACTGGTGCGTACTTTAGATGGGGTTCGGTATTACAATAGCTCCATTGATTCCAGTCCGAACCGTACCATTAACACCTTGAAAGTATTTCCGCAAAAGGTGATTTTGATTGCAGGCGGTAAAGACAAGGGTATTGCTTATGATGACATCGGACCTGCCATTGCAGAGCATGTAAAATGCCTGCTGTTAATCGGTGCAACCTCTGATGCCATTGAAAGCGCGGTGCGCAAAGCGGAAAATGGCGATAAGGTGGAAATTCTGCGCTTTACTACATACGAAGATGTGGTGAAAACCGCAAGAGAAAAGGCGGAAAATGGCGATGTGGTGCTTTTGTCCAACGCCAGCACCAGCTTTGATATGTTTAAAAACTTTGAAGAAAGAGGCAACCTCTTTAAAGAGCTTGTCATGAATCTGTAA